The following coding sequences lie in one Rutidosis leptorrhynchoides isolate AG116_Rl617_1_P2 chromosome 4, CSIRO_AGI_Rlap_v1, whole genome shotgun sequence genomic window:
- the LOC139844348 gene encoding uncharacterized protein — protein MSSNSNKHLHELLQEDQEPFQLKTFIADRRTQLKTTTNGAGKTSLHLRKQKPIIKSTLNHVCFFTFHDSPDYKRSPFLDFPAKSPCNNPAVFLNVPARTAAMLLDAASRVQKSKPRSGSKSQTGLGLLGSFLRRLKDRSIKAKRRELGPDYEVPTSPTTKRSRNKSLNSTGDERFSYWSEKSSEMETSCSSRSIHELEENECFCSNPSSPFRFSLQRSPSPTHRKIDLSSPVESPSRHFQQDKESYEVERPQETHRQEDDEKEQCSPVSVLDPLFDEDEEERDCGAAKEDCYDDDTECSYAIVQRAKHQLLLKLQRFERLAGLDPINLEKYMLEQQYDEDDDEDVITNEEFVITNEEFMSNEEFVREIVNHLGVGKIPWYMKKLVLDLIEEENKNNEPQVVVQRVCKRLHSWKVVELNTIDMMVETDFRSEGWKRCDEEKVKETGMDIEVAIFGFLVDELVQELVNFCC, from the exons ATGAGTAGTAATAGCAATAAACATTTACATGAATTACTACAAGAAGATCAAGAACCATTTCAACTCAAAACATTCATCGCCGACCGTCGTACACAGCTCAAAACAACCACCAACGGTGCCGGAAAAACATCTCTTCATCTTAGAAAACAAAAACCCATTATCAAATCAACCTTAAACCACGTCTGTTTTTTCACGTTTCATGACTCCCCTGACTATAAAAGATCACCGTTTCTTGATTTTCCGGCGAAGAGCCCATGTAACAATCCTGCCGTGTTTCTCAATGTTCCGGCAAGAACTGCTGCCATGCTACTTGACGCGGCAAGCCGGGTTCAAAAATCCAAACCTCGTTCGGGTTCAAAATCTCAAACCGGACTCGGGTTGCTCGGGTCTTTTCTCCGGCGGTTGAAAGATCGAAGCATTAAAGCAAAAAGGCGTGAACTTGGACCGGATTATGAAGTACCCACTTCACCTACGACAAAAAGAAGTCGGAATAAGTCGCTGAACAGTACTGGTGATGAACGGTTTTCATATTGGTCGGAAAAGTCGTCGGAGATGGAAACTTCATGTAGTTCCAGATCAATTCACGAATTAGAAGAAAATGAGTGCTTTTGTTCAAACCCATCTAGCCCTTTTAGATTTTCATTACAAAGAAGTCCGTCACCTACTCACCGGAAAATTGATTTGTCATCACCGGTGGAATCTCCCAGCCGCCACTTTCAGCAG GACAAAGAAAGTTATGAAGTGGAGCGGCCTCAAGAAACTCATAGACAAGAGGACGATGAGAAAGAACAATGTAGTCCCGTTTCAGTACTCGATCCTTTGTTCGATGAGGATGAGGAAGAACGTGATTGTGGGGCCGCCAAAGAGGATTGTTACGATGATGATACTGAATGCAGCTATGCAATTGTACAAA GAGCAAAACATCAACTCTTACTAAAGCTTCAACGGTTCGAGAGGCTCGCGGGGTTGGATCCGATTAACCTTGAAAAATACATGTTAGAACAACAGTACGATGAAGATGACGACGAAGATGTTATAACAAATGAAGAATTTGTTATAACAAATGAAGAATTTATGTCGAATGAAGAGTTTGTTAGGGAAATAGTGAACCATTTAGGCGTTGGAAAGATCCCATGGTACATGAAAAAACTCGTTTTAGATCTCATTGAAGAAGAGAACAAGAACAACGAACCTCAAGTGGTCGTGCAAAGGGTATGCAAGCGGTTGCATTCGTGGAAAGTGGTTGAGCTTAATACGATCGACATGATGGTTGAAACAGATTTTAGAAGCGAAGGGTGGAAGAGGTGCGACGAGGAAAAGGTTAAGGAGACGGGGATGGATATAGAGGTGGCCATTTTCGGGTTCTTGGTCGATGAATTAGTTCAAGAACTTGTTAACTTTTGTTGCTAG